Within Quercus lobata isolate SW786 chromosome 5, ValleyOak3.0 Primary Assembly, whole genome shotgun sequence, the genomic segment CGTTGTcagtgaaaaatattttagctcTCCTGCTGTATCATGTTTTGCCtgctataacattttttttgatAGCATTTCCTGCCATATGACACCCCTAAGGTTTTAACAAGGGATCTAACTTATGCACAAGCTGGCCTAAGGTGAGTTTCAATTAGGCTAGTCCCGACTCTCCTACCTCAGAATTATAAGGCTGCAAGACGcaaaaaaggcccactacaatCATTTACTTTTCCATCAACTTTAATAATTTCCTCCAATTCCACtaaaatattggaaaaataaaataaaataaaattatgatattgTGCACCAATTAATCCAATGGTGGTCTTCAAATGTTGAATGGTAATTTCTAGAATTTCTCATACTATCATTTTTGTTGCAACCTCCAtgttttacaaattaattatttagtaAACTCTACTCAACTAGGTTAACTTCATTGTTTTTATGGCAAGACTTGAACCTGCTCTCAGCAAGTGAAATAGCATCTCCAGCATGCAAACTATTAGGCCATGCACATCTTATTggttaggaatgaaaaattaataaatataaatcaatttaagtatcaaatatattaaaaattaaataacacatCACGGTTTGACCTCATTTAAACCTCTGTTCAAcctcaaaaaatttgaacatcTCCCTTTTCCGGTTCATTAAACAGTCTAGGTTTCAAAACTTTGGTTAACTTTGATCTTGCCATACCGTTGCCCCCACCTTCTCATGTcccttttcttccttctctattctctctctcatttattgTCCCCATTTggtataacttttttttttaaagatttttaaaagTAGATTGTTTGAGAACGTTATGCTTACAAAATAAAGTGAGATTAAAatatgtgtactttctaaacaAGATGCCAAATGGACACGATCAACAACATCGCACGAACATTcaaacgaaaaaagaaaaaagaaaaatcacatgAACAATGATAATAATACTTCAAATTATACACATGAGAGTATGTTATAGACTGAGGATATTAAAAATACTAACTTGTGGGTTCaaatgtatatatttctttaaaatatattttttgttactttattaaaaatactaaCCATAAAATACTCATTACAAAAAGATAGGAGAGacaataattttccttaaaacaaaaatgatacTACTTTTtggtgcaaaaaaaaaatctccaaagAATTTAATTAAGTCGATGAACTCGATCGTGTGCCCTTCTTTCCATCACCCATATCCCCCACACGTCTGAGTCCCACAAAACTTCATGATTTTGACTCATTAACCATTTGGTAACTGCCACGTGATTCATTGGTACGCTATCACGTACTCTCCCTCTCTCGCACTGAATTGATAGATACAGATcacatttataaataaataaatataaaagtgttTTCTTGGTTTCCCTGCAACACTTCTTTTGGCCTTTTATGTCAAACGAACagataaacaaatatacatagTTTCAAACTTGGACAACAAAAGAAGTTTCTCAAACTCCTTACGTTAACACTtaacacacactctctctcctataaaaaaaaaaaaacaaaaaaagtgacaTGAATCTTCTAAGTTGTTTTAGTTTACTACTTATTATGTGGATCTTAAGCAACACTTTGTTTTCAGCTATAATTGACGCCAGATCAGAGCCTCCTATACCTGTACCCTCCATTTCTGAGCAGTTTTATGTTGCTGAGAGAATTCCCAGTTCTCAATTTCTTGTTAAAATGGAAGCTGAACCTCCAGGACCAGGTACTTCAACAATGCAGAGGATTTTCTGTTTATGTTCTTTGTTCCACACCACCATGTACTTTCTGTGGTTTGTTCACTATTTGCTTATATGTGGATTAACGTGTTCGCCTTGCCTTGGTTCACAATCAAAACTCAAATTTGAAACCGGACTAAAgtatatagatttttgttcttgaCATTTTTTAGATAATACACTTTTGCTCTGTCTGGTTGCTGACAATGCAGTACAAAGGtcttcaaaatttgaatctttGTTTGCTAGTCgtttcaattttgaaaacctAAAGGAAAGAAACAAGTTTAGTCAACTGTGCTTTATGGGATTaatctttttttccccctttttgtttATGCCCTGTtgggttgctaagaaaatgtaTCTAATGTAAAATAACTAAATTGTAAAGCTTAGTTTGTTTGTTCATTGTAGTATTATTTCGTTAAAACCAAAAGTttcactgaatttttttttgttctgatACGACTACCTTGCTTAGTTGCGATGACTGTgtgtgtaatttttctttttagtcgaaagatggaaaaaaagaaaaattttgaaaagaaaatcagAAGATAGTAATTATTAACTAATGTTGTTGGAAAATTTTCACTGCTTATTTCATGATAGTTAATTATTTGGTTTCGAGTTTCATATTAGATATCTCTTTTCCAATGCCATAATTTCTGTGGTTTTCTAGAGAAATTAGTTATCTATATCTATTTTATGCAAAGCAGACATAGGATTACACAGAGTATCACACATTCTTATGTTTATGttgatcaatttatttttttcttaatttttttggcttagttttatattttttcaatcaGTATGTTTAGTCATAGTTTTCTTATGTTAAAACAGGAGAGCCTGAGATTAGAGTCGTGCACCACCATTATTTGAATGAGAAAATTCTTATAGCGCTCATTGTTGCCTCCTCCCTCCTTGGTGGAATTTTgctgtttttattattattttggatctATAGAcagaaaaaattgaagaactCCAATAAGAAAAGCCGAAAGAGCTTAGGTATTCTCTATTCCTTGAAAATTGCTGTCAACATTTCCTCCCCGCTTGTATCTTTGTTGAGCTATTAAcctttctcttccttcttttttgtgtgtaatttatctatttttaaaatgatcTGAAGAGGCTGCAAAAGGGATCTCAATGAACCCAATTATGGTTAACTCCTTGAGGATGGCCAATAGTAAAGGTTCTCTTGCTATATTCGATTATCCATCATTAGAAGCAGCAACAAACAATTTCCAAGAAAGTAATCATTTGAGTGAGGGTGGTTGTGGACATATCTATAAAGCtcattttgatgaaaaattgCTTGCAGCAGTTAAGAGAATTGATGGTATCACTCAAGACATGGAAAGAGAATTTGAAGTAATGATATCTCTTAAATTTAGCTGGGATTCAATTTTCTGCAACTTGAATTGCTTGTTTAATACTTTCTTCTTAATTGATTTGTGTGGAATTGCAGAATGAGGTGAATTGGTTGAGTAAAATCCAGCATCAGAATATTATTAAACTTTTTGGTTACTGCATTTATGGAGATTCAAGGTTCCTTGTTTATGAAATG encodes:
- the LOC115988576 gene encoding probable receptor-like protein kinase At1g80640 isoform X1, which encodes MNLLSCFSLLLIMWILSNTLFSAIIDARSEPPIPVPSISEQFYVAERIPSSQFLVKMEAEPPGPGEPEIRVVHHHYLNEKILIALIVASSLLGGILLFLLLFWIYRQKKLKNSNKKSRKSLEAAKGISMNPIMVNSLRMANSKGSLAIFDYPSLEAATNNFQESNHLSEGGCGHIYKAHFDEKLLAAVKRIDGITQDMEREFENEVNWLSKIQHQNIIKLFGYCIYGDSRFLVYEMMEKASLETQLHGPTQGSALTWHLRMKIAVDVARGLEYLHEHSHPPVVHRDIKSSNILLDSNFNAKLSDFGLAVTSGTENNNLKLSGTMDYVAPEYLLDGKLTDKSDVYAFGVVLLELLTGRKPLENLAPAQCLSIVTWAMPQLTDRSKLPKIVDPVIRNMMDLKHLYQVAAVAVLCVQTEPSYRPLITDILHSLIPLVPNELGGSLRVTEPTKPVCPGPSN
- the LOC115988576 gene encoding probable receptor-like protein kinase At1g80640 isoform X2, which codes for MNLLSCFSLLLIMWILSNTLFSAIIDARSEPPIPVPSISEQFYVAERIPSSQFLVKMEAEPPGPGEPEIRVVHHHYLNEKILIALIVASSLLGGILLFLLLFWIYRQKKLKNSNKKSRKSLEAAKGISMNPIMVNSLRMANSKGSLAIFDYPSLEAATNNFQESNHLSEGGCGHIYKAHFDEKLLAAVKRIDGITQDMEREFENEVNWLSKIQHQNIIKLFGYCIYGDSRFLVYEMMEKASLETQLHGPTQGSALTWHLRMKIAVDVARGLEYLHEHSHPPVVHRDIKSSNILLDSNFNAKLSDFGLAVTSGTENNNLKLSGTMDYVAPEYLLDVVLLELLTGRKPLENLAPAQCLSIVTWAMPQLTDRSKLPKIVDPVIRNMMDLKHLYQVAAVAVLCVQTEPSYRPLITDILHSLIPLVPNELGGSLRVTEPTKPVCPGPSN
- the LOC115988576 gene encoding probable receptor-like protein kinase At1g80640 isoform X3; the encoded protein is MNLLSCFSLLLIMWILSNTLFSAIIDARSEPPIPVPSISEQFYVAERIPSSQFLVKMEAEPPGPGEPEIRVVHHHYLNEKILIALIVASSLLGGILLFLLLFWIYRQKKLKNSNKKSRKSLEAAKGISMNPIMVNSLRMANSKGSLAIFDYPSLEAATNNFQESNHLSEGGCGHIYKAHFDEKLLAAVKRIDGITQDMEREFENEVNWLSKIQHQNIIKLFGYCIYGDSRFLVYEMMEKASLETQLHGPTQGSALTWHLRMKIAVDVARGLEYLHEHSHPPVVHRDIKSSNILLDSNFNAKLSDFGLAVTSGTENNNLKLSGTMDYVAPEYLLDELLTGRKPLENLAPAQCLSIVTWAMPQLTDRSKLPKIVDPVIRNMMDLKHLYQVAAVAVLCVQTEPSYRPLITDILHSLIPLVPNELGGSLRVTEPTKPVCPGPSN